A portion of the Sulfuricurvum kujiense DSM 16994 genome contains these proteins:
- the dnaA gene encoding chromosomal replication initiator protein DnaA codes for MNSIGKQVLNALKGEINEIDYQRYIKQLTYDEAESKSNIAVFRAPNTLIANWVRTKFADKIAHLFEIKTNVKPTVSILIQSTSVQSSVQNTVAVPNIERPGGSLLNPSFTFQNFVVGDSNNFAFIAAKNVSEKPGVVYNPLFIYGGVGLGKTHLMQSVGNVMLSQGKTVIYTSVEQFLNDFTRHLSNRTMDRFKDKYRKCDLLLIDDIQFLSNKNQIQEEFFHTFDALRNENKQIIITSDKPPKKIGGLEERLKSRFESGLVADIQPPELETKIEIIKKKCEINRVKLDREVINYVATIIENNTREIEGILSKLNAYSQLMGVDITIEFARNVLKEQMAEKRSNITTDLIMDTVAKELNIKPSEIRSKSRNSNIVYARRIAIYLSRTLTPNSMPQLAQYFGMKDHTAVSHTMKKIQELMKNDEDFRVKIEELSNKVSVATPE; via the coding sequence ATGAATTCAATCGGTAAACAGGTTTTAAATGCTCTCAAAGGGGAGATCAATGAGATCGATTACCAACGCTATATTAAACAGCTAACGTATGACGAAGCCGAATCCAAAAGCAATATAGCGGTTTTTCGTGCTCCTAATACCCTTATAGCCAACTGGGTACGGACAAAATTTGCCGATAAAATCGCTCATCTTTTTGAAATTAAAACCAATGTAAAACCTACTGTATCGATTTTAATACAATCTACTTCCGTTCAATCTTCGGTACAAAATACCGTAGCCGTACCTAATATCGAACGCCCGGGCGGATCACTGCTTAACCCCTCGTTTACTTTTCAAAACTTTGTTGTGGGCGATTCCAATAATTTTGCCTTTATCGCAGCCAAAAACGTGAGTGAAAAACCGGGGGTCGTTTACAATCCCCTCTTTATCTACGGCGGTGTAGGACTGGGAAAAACCCATTTGATGCAATCGGTCGGAAATGTAATGCTATCCCAAGGAAAAACGGTTATTTATACTTCCGTAGAGCAGTTTCTAAACGATTTTACCCGCCATCTCAGCAACCGGACCATGGATCGTTTTAAAGATAAATACCGCAAATGTGATTTACTCCTTATCGACGATATCCAGTTTTTAAGTAATAAAAACCAAATACAGGAAGAGTTTTTCCATACGTTTGATGCCCTTCGAAACGAAAACAAGCAGATCATTATTACTTCCGATAAACCTCCTAAAAAAATCGGAGGTCTAGAAGAGCGCTTGAAAAGCCGTTTTGAATCGGGTCTCGTAGCCGATATCCAGCCTCCTGAACTCGAAACCAAAATCGAGATCATCAAGAAAAAATGTGAAATCAACCGTGTTAAACTCGATCGCGAAGTTATTAATTATGTTGCAACCATTATTGAAAACAATACCCGCGAAATCGAAGGAATCCTCTCAAAACTCAATGCCTATTCACAATTGATGGGTGTCGATATCACGATCGAATTTGCGCGTAATGTCCTTAAAGAGCAGATGGCTGAAAAACGGAGCAATATCACCACCGATCTCATTATGGATACCGTTGCCAAAGAGCTTAATATCAAACCGAGTGAAATACGCTCCAAAAGCCGTAATAGCAATATCGTATATGCACGCCGAATCGCTATTTATCTCTCCCGTACCCTTACTCCGAATTCTATGCCTCAATTGGCTCAGTATTTCGGAATGAAAGATCATACGGCCGTCAGCCATACCATGAAAAAAATTCAGGAACTGATGAAAAACGACGAAGATTTCCGCGTTAAAATAGAAGAACTTTCCAATAAAGTTTCTGTTGCCACTCCGGAATAA